Proteins from one Coffea arabica cultivar ET-39 chromosome 8c, Coffea Arabica ET-39 HiFi, whole genome shotgun sequence genomic window:
- the LOC113706700 gene encoding disease resistance protein RPM1-like, which translates to MAETVLSFVLDQLSIFLREEGRLLGGLRQEVQHIRDELGHMRAFLGAAEAKEEGADPRLQEWIKQVREAAYDTEDVLDEFVARFAHHHATGFYGSIRKNFNSIKTLRARRKVAQQIQSIKARVKNISEGHQRYQSEFGRTTQAGESLAAVNNTTWRYSRDDALLVEEAELVGIDHPKQQLISQLLEGDDSKLKVVSVVGMGGLGKTTLVKKVHEDLGIRRHFPVRAFVTVSQPCNFQELLKDLTRQLHNDLKKPVPESIETMTAIQLKQCVKDFLQQAGRYAIVFDDVWDVEFWNAIRFALPENGYGNRVMLTTRKADVASASCNKSQDYVYKMVPLSFEDSWTLFCNKIFKGNGCPAHLTDVAKGILGKCQGLPLAVLAISGLLALKDLNISEEWEMVRRSLAGELEGSGMLDRVKKILSLSYNDLPCHLKTCLLYLSIYPEDFEIGCYRLVQLWSAERFVGKREGLTMKDVGYNYLRELVNRSLIQVTESFYEGIPYACRIHDLVREVVLSKAREQNMITITTGQYTSWLSEKVRRLVVHSSSNNTEQHQESQCYSFNHLRSFITIESMNPLISRTLLSEVLKSGRLLKVLDLSDEKTLEEIPNEIFNLYHLRHLILSRTGVKAVPKFIGKLRNLEYLGLGETQVRELPMEILKLQKLEHLMVYQKVDVSDDSFGLHGFKAPSKLGGLLALQTLDTIDASSGSVTVKEIGKLTQLRELRISNLRREDGKVLCSSLATLTRLWELNIASIRDEGGDYEVMDLNHHSRSSQMPSTTFLQSLRMLVLCGRLEKMPQWIAHLQSLVRIDLDWSGLRDEEDPLEPLHHLPNLVRINFCGSYQGEGLFFKAGGFPKLKDLYLAKLEKLKWLKVEEGALPSLHELTLHTLPLLEELPLGIQHLSQLRKLYLSGLSSQLMEKLENLNEETEDYRKIAHISEVVIVLWTDEEGWRLHRLWGKKMI; encoded by the exons ATGGCAGAAACAGTTCTGTCTTTTGTGTTAGATCAGCTCTCAATTTTTCTGCGTGAAGAGGGCAGATTATTGGGAGGGCTTCGCCAAGAGGTTCAACACATCAGGGATGAGTTGGGGCACATGAGAGCCTTCCTGGGAGCGGcagaagcaaaagaagaagGTGCTGATCCCAGGCTCCAAGAATGGATCAAGCAAGTACGAGAAGCCGCTTATGACACTGAAGATGTTCTTGATGAATTCGTAGCTCGCTTTGCTCACCATCACGCAACAGGGTTCTATGGCTCTATTAGGAAAAATTTCAACTCCATAAAGACTTTGCGAGCTCGTCGCAAGGTTGCTCAGCAAATACAAAGCATCAAGGCCAGAGTAAAGAATATATCTGAAGGGCATCAGAGATACCAATCAGAATTCGGCCGTACTACCCAAGCGGGCGAGTCTCTTGCTGCTGTTAACAACACAACATGGCGCTATAGCAGGGATGATGCACTTCTCGTGGAAGAAGCTGAACTAGTTGGCATTGACCACCCCAAACAACAGCTAATTTCTCAACTACTCGAAGGAGATGATTCCAAACTCAAAGTCGTTTCTGTGGTTGGCATGGGAGGACTCGGTAAAACTACCTTAGTCAAAAAAGTCCACGAAGATTTAGGTATTAGAAGGCATTTCCCAGTTCGTGCCTTTGTAACTGTCTCTCAACCATGCAACTTCCAGGAGCTCCTGAAAGACTTGACTCGGCAGTTACACAATGATTTGAAGAAACCAGTTCCAGAATCGATCGAGACAATGACTGCAATTCAGCTGAAACAATGTGTTAAAGATTTTCTTCAACAAGCCGGAAGGTATGCAATTGTGTTTGATGATGTATGGGATGTGGAATTCTGGAATGCGATTAGATTTGCACTGCCCGAAAATGGCTATGGCAATCGCGTCATGCTAACAACACGAAAAGCCGATGTAGCCTCTGCATCTTGCAACAAATCTCAAGATTATGTCTACAAAATGGTGCCCCTGTCTTTCGAGGATTCATGGACCCTATTTTGCAACAAGATCTTCAAAGGAAATGGTTGTCCTGCCCATCTAACAGATGTTGCAAAAGGTATATTGGGGAAATGTCAGGGATTGCCCCTTGCGGTTCTTGCAATCAGTGGGCTTTTGGCTTTGAAAGACTTGAATATTTCAGAGGAATGGGAGATGGTTCGACGCAGCCTAGCAGGTGAATTAGAAGGCTCTGGTATGCTGGACAGGGTCAAAAAGATACTTTCTCTCAGTTACAATGATCTGCCCTGCCATCTTAAGACCTGTTTGTTGTATTTAAGCATTTACCCAGAGGATTTTGAAATAGGTTGTTATAGACTTGTTCAATTATGGTCAGCTGAAAGATTTGTAGGAAAGAGAGAAGGATTGACAATGAAAGATGTAGGCTACAATTACCTCAGAGAACTTGTCAATAGGAGTCTAATTCAAGTGACTGAAAGTTTTTACGAGGGAATCCCCTATGCTTGTCGAATCCATGATCTAGTGCGAGAAGTTGTCCTTTCCAAGGCAAGGGAACAAAATATGATCACAATTACTACTGGACAATACACAAGTTGGTTATCTGAGAAGGTACGCCGTTTGGTAGTCCATAGTAGCAGCAACAACACCGAGCAGCACCAAGAAAGCCAATGTTATAGCTTTAACCACCTTCGATCCTTTATTACGATTGAATCCATGAATCCACTAATATCCAGAACCTTGTTATCAGAAGTTTTAAAGAGTGGCAGATTGTTAAAGGTTTTGGATTTGAGTGATGAAAAGACATTGGAGGAAATCCCAAATGAGATTTTCAACTTGTATCATCTCAGGCATCTGATCCTATCTAGGACAGGAGTCAAAGCAGTCCCGAAATTCATAGGAAAGCTTCGAAATTTGGAGTATTTGGGTTTGGGCGAAACTCAAGTCAGGGAATTACCCATGGAAATCCTGAAGCTACAAAAGCTTGAGCATCTTATGGTATACCAAAAAGTTGATGTTTCTGATGACAGTTTTGGATTACATGGGTTTAAAGCTCCATCAAAATTGGGAGGGCTTCTTGCCTTACAAACATTAGATACCATAGATGCCAGTAGCGGATCCGTAACAGTTAAAGAGATAGGGAAATTGACTCAATTAAGGGAATTAAGGATTTCAAATCTGAGAAGAGAAGATGGAAAGGTGCTCTGCTCCTCCCTTGCCACCCTCACTAGACTTTGGGAATTAAACATTGCTTCAATTAGAGATGAAGGTGGTGATTATGAGGTAATGGATCTGAATCATCATTCTCGTTCATCTCAAATGCCTTCAACAACATTTCTCCAATCTCTTCGTATGCTAGTATTGTGTGGCCGCTTAGAAAAGATGCCACAATGGATAGCTCATCTTCAAAGCTTGGTAAGAATAGATTTGGATTGGAGTGGCTTAAGGGATGAAGAGGATCCGCTTGAACCCCTCCACCATTTGCCAAATTTGGTTAGGATTAATTTTTGTGGATCTTACCAAGGAGAGGGGCTGTTTTTCAAGGCTGGAGGATTCCCGAAGTTAAAGGATTTGTACCTAGCGAAATTAGAGAAGTTGAAATGGCTGAAAGTGGAGGAGGGTGCATTACCCAGTCTCCACGAACTCACTCTGCATACACTTCCATTGCTAGAGGAGTTACCTTTGGGAATTCAACACTTGAGCCAACTTCGAAAGCTGTATTTGTCTGGGTTGAGTTCTCAACTGATGGAGAAGCTAGAGAATCTAAATGAAGAGACTGAAGATTATAGAAAAATTGCACACATTTCTGAAGTTGTCATTGTATTGTGGACAGATGAGGAGGGATGGAGACTGCACCGGCTGTGGGGGAAGAAGAT GATTTGA
- the LOC140003863 gene encoding uncharacterized protein isoform X1 — translation MAAVASTTSILNNFPRINKFKESPFLNYLSINYLSRGVFPTENCARPSKMTICRTQMKMVKPNSFKNTSFVNHNGRIYNRLESCLVIPPPRGKKPKAIIKFLGGAFVGAVPEVTYSYLLEQLANEGYFIISVPYNVTFDHEKVTREIYERFHAGFDLILGSELPEYGLSPDDIVDLPLYSVGHSNGALLQVLTGSYFCEKIPKANAIISYNNRPASEAVPYFEQLGPLVSQIFPIMEASPVYSFTRNASADAWKVLLDTAGTMIPDYDPEVAVSVNKFVDQLPAVFNQLAEGISEFRPTPSENLDCFQKSYNVQHTLLVKFNVDAIDQTDLLEETLKPRVESIGGKLQKITLNGTHITPCIQEPRWQVGDIYSPVDAVAQGLKTISLNDTRVLTRTITDWFSQLEG, via the exons ATGGCCGCCGTGGCTAGCACCACTTCTATTCTCAACAACTTTCCAAGAATCAACAAATTTAAAGAAAGCCCTTTTCTCAATTATCTCTCCATCAATTATCTCTCCAGAGGGGTTTTCCCTACTGAGAATTGCGCAAGACCCTCAAAAATGACAATTTGCAGGACCCAAATGAAAATGGTTAAACCCAATAGCTTCAAGAACACTTCTTTTGTGAATCATAATGGTAGAATTTACAACAGGCTTGAGTCTTGTTTGGTCATTCCTCCTCCAAGAGGGAAAAAACCCAAAGCCATTATTAAATTCTTGGGAGGTGCTTTTGTTGGAGCTGTCCCTGAAGTTACTTACAG CTATTTGCTGGAGCAACTGGCAAATGAAGGCTATTTCATTATCTCGGTGCCATATAACGTGACATTTGATCATGAAAAAGTAACTAGGGAGATTTATGAGAGGTTTCATGCTGGCTTTGATTTGATTTTGGGGTCTGAATTGCCAGAATATGGCCTTTCACCTGATGATATTGTTGATCTTCCACTTTACTCGGTAGGCCATAG CAATGGTGCACTTCTACAAGTGCTTACTGGAAGTTATTTTTGTGAGAAGATACCCAAg GCAAATGCAATAATATCATACAACAACAGGCCAGCGTCGGAGGCAGTACCATACTTTGAGCAG TTAGGACCTCTTGTCAGTCAAATATTTCCAATTATGGAAGCGTCTCCAGTATATTCATTCACTCGAAATGCCTCAG CAGATGCATGGAAAGTACTACTTGATACTGCTGGAACCATGATTCCAGATTACGATCCAGAAGTGGCAGTGTCAGTCAACAAGTTTGTTGATCAGTTGCCGGCTGTTTTTAATCAG CTTGCTGAAGGAATTTCGGAGTTCAGGCCAACACCCTCTGAGAATCTTGACTGTTTCCAGAAGTCATACAATGTTCAGCATACATTACTG GTCAAGTTCAATGTTGATGCAATTGATCAGACTGATCTCCTTGAAGAGACACTGAAGCCTCGAGTGGAATCTATTGGTGGAAAACTACAGAAAATAACATTGAATGGAACTCATATTACACCTTGCATACAG GAACCTAGATGGCAAGTGGGAGATATATACTCGCCTGTAGATGCCGTTGCTCAAGGTCTTAAGACAATTTCTTTGAACGACACTAGAGTCCTCACAAGAACAATTACAGATTGGTTTAGTCAACTTGAAGGATAG
- the LOC140003863 gene encoding uncharacterized protein isoform X2, translating into MAAVASTTSILNNFPRINKFKESPFLNYLSINYLSRGVFPTENCARPSKMTICRTQMKMVKPNSFKNTSFVNHNGRIYNRLESCLVIPPPRGKKPKAIIKFLGGAFVGAVPEVTYSYLLEQLANEGYFIISVPYNVTFDHEKVTREIYERFHAGFDLILGSELPEYGLSPDDIVDLPLYSVGHSNGALLQVLTGSYFCEKIPKANAIISYNNRPASEAVPYFEQLGPLVSQIFPIMEASPVYSFTRNASDAWKVLLDTAGTMIPDYDPEVAVSVNKFVDQLPAVFNQLAEGISEFRPTPSENLDCFQKSYNVQHTLLVKFNVDAIDQTDLLEETLKPRVESIGGKLQKITLNGTHITPCIQEPRWQVGDIYSPVDAVAQGLKTISLNDTRVLTRTITDWFSQLEG; encoded by the exons ATGGCCGCCGTGGCTAGCACCACTTCTATTCTCAACAACTTTCCAAGAATCAACAAATTTAAAGAAAGCCCTTTTCTCAATTATCTCTCCATCAATTATCTCTCCAGAGGGGTTTTCCCTACTGAGAATTGCGCAAGACCCTCAAAAATGACAATTTGCAGGACCCAAATGAAAATGGTTAAACCCAATAGCTTCAAGAACACTTCTTTTGTGAATCATAATGGTAGAATTTACAACAGGCTTGAGTCTTGTTTGGTCATTCCTCCTCCAAGAGGGAAAAAACCCAAAGCCATTATTAAATTCTTGGGAGGTGCTTTTGTTGGAGCTGTCCCTGAAGTTACTTACAG CTATTTGCTGGAGCAACTGGCAAATGAAGGCTATTTCATTATCTCGGTGCCATATAACGTGACATTTGATCATGAAAAAGTAACTAGGGAGATTTATGAGAGGTTTCATGCTGGCTTTGATTTGATTTTGGGGTCTGAATTGCCAGAATATGGCCTTTCACCTGATGATATTGTTGATCTTCCACTTTACTCGGTAGGCCATAG CAATGGTGCACTTCTACAAGTGCTTACTGGAAGTTATTTTTGTGAGAAGATACCCAAg GCAAATGCAATAATATCATACAACAACAGGCCAGCGTCGGAGGCAGTACCATACTTTGAGCAG TTAGGACCTCTTGTCAGTCAAATATTTCCAATTATGGAAGCGTCTCCAGTATATTCATTCACTCGAAATGCCTCAG ATGCATGGAAAGTACTACTTGATACTGCTGGAACCATGATTCCAGATTACGATCCAGAAGTGGCAGTGTCAGTCAACAAGTTTGTTGATCAGTTGCCGGCTGTTTTTAATCAG CTTGCTGAAGGAATTTCGGAGTTCAGGCCAACACCCTCTGAGAATCTTGACTGTTTCCAGAAGTCATACAATGTTCAGCATACATTACTG GTCAAGTTCAATGTTGATGCAATTGATCAGACTGATCTCCTTGAAGAGACACTGAAGCCTCGAGTGGAATCTATTGGTGGAAAACTACAGAAAATAACATTGAATGGAACTCATATTACACCTTGCATACAG GAACCTAGATGGCAAGTGGGAGATATATACTCGCCTGTAGATGCCGTTGCTCAAGGTCTTAAGACAATTTCTTTGAACGACACTAGAGTCCTCACAAGAACAATTACAGATTGGTTTAGTCAACTTGAAGGATAG
- the LOC140003863 gene encoding uncharacterized protein isoform X3 translates to MAAVASTTSILNNFPRINKFKESPFLNYLSINYLSRGVFPTENCARPSKMTICRTQMKMVKPNSFKNTSFVNHNGRIYNRLESCLVIPPPRGKKPKAIIKFLGGAFVGAVPEVTYSNGALLQVLTGSYFCEKIPKANAIISYNNRPASEAVPYFEQLGPLVSQIFPIMEASPVYSFTRNASADAWKVLLDTAGTMIPDYDPEVAVSVNKFVDQLPAVFNQLAEGISEFRPTPSENLDCFQKSYNVQHTLLVKFNVDAIDQTDLLEETLKPRVESIGGKLQKITLNGTHITPCIQEPRWQVGDIYSPVDAVAQGLKTISLNDTRVLTRTITDWFSQLEG, encoded by the exons ATGGCCGCCGTGGCTAGCACCACTTCTATTCTCAACAACTTTCCAAGAATCAACAAATTTAAAGAAAGCCCTTTTCTCAATTATCTCTCCATCAATTATCTCTCCAGAGGGGTTTTCCCTACTGAGAATTGCGCAAGACCCTCAAAAATGACAATTTGCAGGACCCAAATGAAAATGGTTAAACCCAATAGCTTCAAGAACACTTCTTTTGTGAATCATAATGGTAGAATTTACAACAGGCTTGAGTCTTGTTTGGTCATTCCTCCTCCAAGAGGGAAAAAACCCAAAGCCATTATTAAATTCTTGGGAGGTGCTTTTGTTGGAGCTGTCCCTGAAGTTACTTACAG CAATGGTGCACTTCTACAAGTGCTTACTGGAAGTTATTTTTGTGAGAAGATACCCAAg GCAAATGCAATAATATCATACAACAACAGGCCAGCGTCGGAGGCAGTACCATACTTTGAGCAG TTAGGACCTCTTGTCAGTCAAATATTTCCAATTATGGAAGCGTCTCCAGTATATTCATTCACTCGAAATGCCTCAG CAGATGCATGGAAAGTACTACTTGATACTGCTGGAACCATGATTCCAGATTACGATCCAGAAGTGGCAGTGTCAGTCAACAAGTTTGTTGATCAGTTGCCGGCTGTTTTTAATCAG CTTGCTGAAGGAATTTCGGAGTTCAGGCCAACACCCTCTGAGAATCTTGACTGTTTCCAGAAGTCATACAATGTTCAGCATACATTACTG GTCAAGTTCAATGTTGATGCAATTGATCAGACTGATCTCCTTGAAGAGACACTGAAGCCTCGAGTGGAATCTATTGGTGGAAAACTACAGAAAATAACATTGAATGGAACTCATATTACACCTTGCATACAG GAACCTAGATGGCAAGTGGGAGATATATACTCGCCTGTAGATGCCGTTGCTCAAGGTCTTAAGACAATTTCTTTGAACGACACTAGAGTCCTCACAAGAACAATTACAGATTGGTTTAGTCAACTTGAAGGATAG